One Purpureocillium takamizusanense chromosome 12, complete sequence DNA window includes the following coding sequences:
- the QNS1 gene encoding NAD(+) synthase (glutamine-hydrolyzing) (COG:H~BUSCO:EOG092610LP~EggNog:ENOG503NUGS) has product MSFITVAAATLPSVPLDFQGNRDRIIESIRLAKAKGATLRTGPELEIPGYSCLDHHLEGDTVIHSWEVLADIISDEACKGMLIDVGMGCRHRNILYNCRVLCTYKRILFIRPKMSLANDGLYRETRHFTAWPKKMQTETYYLESVIGNITGQRSVPIGDAILSTLDTAIGCETCEEMFTPSNPSTYMSLNGCEIILNSSASHAELRKLKTRIDLIANSTRKTGGCYVYANAIGVDGEARMMFDGSSMVLLNGKVMEQGPQFSLQPVHVLTATIDIEEIRSFRCSISRNVQGAAQPDYPRVELDMRLSRPADQVFLSDTIQISRPIEPRILDPMAEIWLSTAVYLWQYLTRTNSAGFFLSLSGGLDSSTVALFVHGMARLVISSIEAGEETTLADLRRVTGVKDLTPKSPDEIVNRLLTTCYTGTVNSSEETQSRARRLAEKLGAWHLDIPIDPAIEAHKSLVKTALNFTPSYSVEGGTQAENLALQNLQARNRMVVQYTLAQLVTTARKLPRAGSALLVLTSGNVDENLRGYYTKYDASSGDIAPLGSISKNDAKRFQAWARENWDLPIMTEFIEATPTAELLPLSAGVQDDESENEMGLTYDELSMFGILRKVDKLGPWSCYLRLLGVWKDKEGMTPKKIAEKVMRFFRNYAINRHKATIITPSIHLSAYNPDDNRADERPFLYVVNWPWQFNKIRDHAEELERRLSKVAHNV; this is encoded by the exons atgtctTTCATCACGGTCGCTGCGGCCACGCTGCCCAGCGTGCCTCTGGACTTTCAGGGCAACCGCGACCGTATCATTGAGTCGATTCGCCTCGCCAAAGCAAAGGGCGCAACCTTGCGCACCGGTCCCGAG CTTGAAATCCCCGGCTATTCCTGTCTCGATCACCATCTCG AGGGAGACACCGTCATCCACTCCTGGGAagtcctcgccgacatcatCAGCGATGAGGCCTGTAAGGGGATGctcatcgacgtcggcatgggttgccgccaccgcaaCATCCTCTACAACTGTCGCGTCCTCTGCACCTACAAGCGCATCCTCTTCATCCGCCCCAAGATGTCCCTCGCCAACGACGGCCTGTATCGCGAGACACGCCACTTCACTGCCTGGCCCAAGAAGATGCAGACGGAGACTTACTACCTCGAGAGCGTCATTGGCAACATTACCGGCCAACGCAGCGTGCCCATTGGAGATGCCATCCTCTCTACCCTCGACACCGCCATTGGGTGTGAGACCTGCGAGGAGATGTTCACTCCCAGCAACCCTTCCACATACATGTCTCTCAATGGTTGCGAGATCATCCTGAACAGCAGTGCATCCCACGCTGAGCTTCGCAAGCTGAAAACCCGCATCGACCTCATCGCCaactcgacgaggaagacgggcggctgctACGTCTATGCAAACGCCATTGGCGTCGACGGAGAGGCGCGCATGATGTTCGACGGCTCCTCCATGGTCCTTCTCAACGGCAAGGTCATGGAGCAGGGACCGCAGTTCTCTCTTCAGCCCGTCCACGTTCTTACAGCCACTATTGACATTGAGGAGATCCGCAGCTTTCGCTGCAGCATCTCGCGAAACGTCCaaggcgccgcgcagcctgACTACCCACGTGTAGAGCTTGACATGCGCCTCTCTCGGCCGGCCGATCAAGTCTTTCTCTCCGATACCATTCAAATCTCGCGCCCCATTGAGCCTCGCATTCTCGACCCCATGGCTGAGATTTGGCTGAGTACGGCCGTCTATCTTTGGCAGTACTTGACGCGGACAAACTCTGCGGGCTTCTTTCTGAGTCTTTCCGGTGGACTCGACAGCTCCACCGTCGCACTCTTCGTCCACGGCATGGCAAGGCTCGTCATATCATCGATAGAAGCGGGCGAAGAGACGACACTGGCTGACCTCAGACGGGTTACTGGAGTCAAAGACCTGACGCCCAAGTCGCCGGATGAGATCGTCAACCGCCTGCTCACAACATGTTATACGGGCACTGTCAACTCATCTGAGGAGACTCAGTCGCGTGCCCGGCGCTTAGCCGAGAAGCTTGGGGCGTGGCATCTGGACATTCCCATCGACCCAGCCATCGAAGCGCACAAGTCGCTCGTTAAGACGGCGTTGAACTTCACGCCGAGTTATAGTGTAGAGGGCGGCACGCAGGCGGAGAACCTGGCGCTGCAGAACCTGCAAGCGCGCAACCGCATGGTAGTGCAGTACACCCTCGCTCAGTTAGTGACTACGGCCAGAAAACTGCCCCGAGCTGGCTCGGCTTTGTTGGTGCTCACCAGCGGCAACGTG GACGAGAACCTGCGCGGCTACTACACAAAATACGATGCCTCGTCGGGAGACATTGCCCCGTTGGGAAGTATATCCAAGAATGACGCGAAACGTTTTCAGGC GTGGGCGCGTGAGAATTGGGACCTTCCCATCATGACG GAATTCATCGAAgcaacgccgacggcggaaTTGTTGCCACTATCAGCTGGTGTGCAGGATGATGAGTCTGAAAATGA GATGGGCCTCACATACGACGAGCTCTCCATGTTTGGCATCCTACGCAAGGTGGACAAGCTCGGGCCGTGGTCGTGCTACCTCCGCCTTCTGGGCGTCTGGAAAGACAAGGAGGGGATGACGCCCAAGAAGATTGCCGAAAAGGTTATGCGCTTTTTCAGAAACTATGCCATCAACCGACACAAGGCAACCATCATCACCCCGTCGATCCATTTGTCTGCCTACA ACCCTGACGATAATCGAGCGGATGAGCGGCCATTCCTGTACGTTGTGAATTGGCCGTGGCAATTCAACAAGATTCGCGACCACGCAGAAGAGCTGGAGCGCCGGCTGAGCAAGGTGGCGCATAACGTATGA
- a CDS encoding uncharacterized protein (COG:S~EggNog:ENOG503Q0G8) encodes MIRTYNTCAPTSCVVTVSDTFPVTAANITTKTVVGACEGTSTLPVDPEGDTTVIVTKTPTGCVTTTTTTTGPKAGTRTLWPSSHGGTMTVIVTKTTKTHSKPLHVCGLLHDGYVHEYVDVRHVYFNHHANGDYVKYVRDDHYADHTDDNNNVIVHLIYIHYGDHTDNIVINYLHLNYNRDHTYHIILKHLNNYHFHNKHNLNHRHQHHHAHHQSHDNLILHNLIHIHHHHILHLPHANMSRPRKRQLRRHHWHPRPVTDRAQVYLNQQIPRCGDPPPVVTLTIRFDYQFTGDSEGCSIGAAVNRDPNNLVTVTDEGVTPGEWQHYEGQPIMVQLTYDSLFTLKLMCDSDTPNMPGILITDITIY; translated from the exons ATGATCCG GACATACAATACCTGCGCCCCAACATCCTGTGTCGTGACTGTATCGGACACCTTTCCCGTCACGGCAGCCAACATCACGACCAAAACCGTCGTAGGAGCATGCGAGGGCACGTCGACCCTGCCGGTCGATCCGGAAGGGGACACGACTGTCATTGTCACGAAGACGCCCACGGGATGCGTCACtacgacaacgacgacgacggggccgaaGGCGGGGACTAGGACGCTATGGCCGAGTTCGCATGGCGGCACGATGACGGTCATCGTcaccaagacgacgaagacgcacAGCAAGCCG CTCCACGTCTGCGGGCTCCTCCACGACGGCTACGTCCACGAATACGTCGACGTCAGG CACGTCTACTTCAATCACCACGCAAACGGCGACTACGTCAAGTACGTCCGCGACGACCACTACGCAGACCAcaccgacgacaacaacaacgtcATCGTCCACCTCATCTACATCCACTACGGCGACCACACCGACAACATCGTCATCAACTACCTCCACCTCAACTACAACAGAGACCACACCTACCACATCATCCTCAAGCACCTCAACAACTACCACTTCCACAACAAGCACAACCTCAACCACCgacaccagcaccaccacgcccaccaccagtCCCACGACAACCTCATCCTCCACAACCTCATCcacatccaccaccaccacatcctCCACCTCCCCCACGCAAACATGTCCCGACCTCGAAAACGGCAACTTCGGCGACACCACTGGCACCCTCGCCCCGTG ACGGACCGCGCCCAGGTCTACCTCAACCAGCAGATCCCCCGCTGCGGCGACcccccgcccgtcgtcaccctCACCATCCGCTTCGACTACCAGTTCACCGGCGACTCCGAGGGCTgcagcatcggcgccgccgtcaaccGCGACCCCAACaacctcgtcaccgtcaccgacgaGGGCGTTACCCCCGGCGAGTGGCAGCATTACGAGGGGCAGCCCATCATGGTCCAGTTGACGTATGATTCCCTCTTCACGCTGAAGCTCATGTGCGACTCGGATACGCCAAACATGCCGGGCATTCTCATCACCGACATCACAATCTATTAA
- a CDS encoding uncharacterized protein (COG:Q~TransMembrane:13 (o16-33i116-141o168-188i240-258o264-283i351-372o384-405i750-773o793-815i868-886o892-912i979-1001o1007-1026i)~EggNog:ENOG503NVC0) — MQCRTLWLLGDDVRNAAHVFTAVTACKVVMLFLETRTKRRALLLKWQHVGPEATSGIINRLFFWWLNRLMMSGFNGNLSTSSLYDLDDELLSEPLLDRLRLYWRINKARADSKYPLVWALLQAVRGGLLVCIVPRLCYSALKLSEPFLLLRVVQYMDDARQEQRETGYALIVATGLVYAGRAFASNFYDYKQRRYMTMIRGALSALVMHETADLHNAAAGSATVTLITSDVTRVADSFDALHEIWASILELFFAIWLLQRQLGLGSIGPLIVVAVSYVLMKMLSARMPPAQKTLSGAIEKRVSTTSSILASMKEVKMLGLVALWLDKIQGLMVRELAYSSRMRTLVAYMNVFANIPSYLAPMSAFGIAIFASGLGASELSVGKIFTSLAIIGLISGPLAQLLYTVPSVVRSLASFDRLQEFLDKVAESRSLRDEPRDGSDNEAAPYKDDLDFPAEVSIAVEHASFRYNVGDDPILRDINVRVPRASFALVVGKVGTGKSTLMNALLGELNTSGSVYIDRNAQGIAYCAQTPWLVNATIQQNIVAQSSMDQDWYDTVVRACALDVDFASLPRGDRSLVGTKGISLSGGQKHRVALARAVYAKKSILFIDDVLSGLDWATQAHVWTQVFGPQGLLRRSQSTVVLATHFVKKIQDADAVILLEDGTIALQESPEAISTMEQFTRLLSESNNQSLSDTSSSNTDEDIDATPKVATEGKAAKSVTVQSDDEDPDLAVRKVSDSALYAYYFEHIGWAYGLSCFLSGFISPCTSLAASIWMKTWAEANESQRHVSTGFYFGVYAGLEVFNSVMIGFDIWYLLAVVTIRATRGVHLDLLQTVMGAPLSFFAGTDTGDVLNRFSKDISFVNMNMPTALLTTWFGLRTVVMNSILVLPGSSYLSIAIPFTVIFVYVLQKFYVRTSRQLRHHELQSSAPLNTHLLETIDGLATIRAFGWRAAYRKSALALLDDSQKPHYLLFCIQRWLNLVLDLYVAGLAVFLVALGVLVPGSSTKGAMALALLNVLGLGSSLANLVGSWTSLETSLGALARIRDFENETPQEIAPAKPEEKGDSDWPSRGEIEFRETTASYDTSGDSLLAIDHVSLKIKPGEKVAICGRTGSGKSSLLLTLFRLLELDSGSITIDGLDVAHIPQNKVRRSLISVPQEPTLFPGTIRSNLWLAHDDNESDSDSVAPSDDELRNALERVELWEAIASQVEGLNTDVSTVSLSQGQKQLLCLCRAVLRRDTSAVLVLDEAMSAVDGHTEQVMVRVLEGAFARHTVVSVAHRLNTVRKFDRVVVLEAGRVVEVGEPERLLDIPDGRLRALWDSQN; from the exons ATGCAATGCCGCACCCTGTGGCTTCTGGGCGATGACGTCCGCAACGCGGCGCACGTCTTCACCGCTGTAACAGCTTGCAAGGTCGTGATGCTCTTCCTTGAAACGCGCACCAAACGCAGGGCCCTCTTGCTGAAGTGGCAGCATGTCGGACCAGAGGCCACGAGCGGCATCATCAATCGTCTATTCTTTTGGTGGCTAAATCGCCTCATGATGAGTGGCTTCAATGGAAACCTCTCCACTTCGTCGCTCTACGACCTAGACGATGAGCTGCTTTCAGAGCCACTCCTGGATAGGCTGCGCTTGTATTGGCGCATCAACAAGGCGAGGGCTGATAGTAAATATCCCCTGGTCTGGGCATTGCTGCAGGCCGTCCGCGGCGGATTGCTAGTATGCATCGTCCCCCGACTGTGCTATTCGGCACTGAAGCTCTCGGAGCCATTTCTGCTTCTCCGTGTGGTGCAGTACATGGATGACGCTCGACAAGAGCAGCGAGAGACAGGATATGCTTTAATTGTCGCCACCGGCCTGGTGTACGCCGGCCGTGCT TTTGCCAGTAACTTTTACGACTACAAACAGCGCAGATACATGACTATGATTCGCGGCGCTCTGTCTGCTCTCGTCATGCACGAAACGGCAGACTTgcacaacgccgccgcgggatcGGCCACCGTAACCCTTATAACGTCCGACGTGACGCGCGTTGCGGACAGCTTCGACGCCCTGCACGAGATTTGGGCCAGCATTTTGGAACTCTTCTTTGCCATTTGGCTACTCCAGCGACAGCTAGGTCTCGGAAGCATCGGCCCTCTCATTGTCGTCGCAG TGTCGTATGTCCTAATGAAGATGCTGTCCGCCCGCATGCCTCCTGCTCAAAAGACGTTGAGTGGGGCCATTGAGAAGCGGGTTTCGACAACTTCGTCTATTTTGGCATCCATGAAGGAGGTCAAGATGCTCGGGCTCGTGGCATTGTGGCTCGACAAGATCCAGGGCCTCATGGTTCGCGAACTTGCGTATTCATCCAGGATGCGCACACTCGTCGCCTATATGAATGTGTTTG CCAACATCCCTTCCTACCTTGCGCCAATGTCGGCgttcggcatcgccatcttcgCGTCCGGTCTCGGGGCGTCGGAGCTTTCAGTGGGCAAGATCTTCACCTCACTTGCCATCATTGGCCTCATCTCGGGTCCTTTGGCCCAGCTTCTCTACACTGTGCCTAGTGTAGTTCGTTCTCTTGCAAGTTTCGACAGATTACAAGAGTTCCTAGACAAGGTCGCCGAGTCGAGGTCACTTCGAGACGAACCACGCGATGGCAGCGATAATGAAGCTGCGCCGTACAAGGACGACCTCGATTTCCCAGCGGAAGTGTCGATTGCGGTCGAGCACGCAAGCTTCCGGTATAACGTAGGAGACGATCCAATTCTTCGAGACATCAACGTCCGCGTCCCAAGGGCCTCATTCGCGCTTGTGGTCGGCAAGGTCGGCACAGGCAAGTCGACGCTGATGAACGCGCTTCTGGGCGAGTTGAACACCAGCGGCAGTGTCTACATCGACCGCAACGCCCAAGGCATCGCATACTGCGCGCAAACGCCGTGGCTTGTCAATGCCACGATCCAGCAGAACATCGTTGCGCAGTCGAGTATGGATCAAGACTGGTACGACACCGTGGTTCGCGCGTGTGCTCTCGACGTGGACTTTGCTAGTCTACCACGCGGAGACCGGTCTCTGGTCGGGACAAAGGGCATCTCtctcagcggcggccagaaGCACCGAGTG GCTCTAGCGCGTGCCGTATACGCCAAGAAGAGTATTCTGTTCATAGATGACGTACTCAGCGGCCTCGATTGGGCGACCCAAGCTCATGTCTGGACCCAAGTGTTTGGTCCTCAGGGGCTTCTTCGGCGAAGCCAATCCACCGTCGTCTTGGCTACGCACTTTG TCAAGAAGATACAAGATGCCGACGCTGTTatcctcctcgaggacggtACGATTGCTCTACAGGAGTCGCCCGAAGCCATTAGTACCATGGAGCAATTCACCAGGCTTCTATCCGAGAGCAACAACCAGTCTTTGTCCGACACCTCATCTAGCAACACGGATGAAGATATTGACGCGACACCAAAAGTCGCGACAGAGGGAAAGGCCGCCAAGTCTGTGACAGTTCAATCAGATGACGAGGACCCAGATCTTGCAGTACGAAAGGTTAGCGACTCGGCCTTGTATGCATACTATTTCGAGCATATCGGTTGGGCGTACGGCCTGTCGTGTTTCTTATCCGGATTCATATCTCCATGCACCAGCCTGGCTGCAA GCATATGGATGAAGACCTGGGCCGAAGCAAACGAGAGCCAACGCCATGTCAGCACTGGGTTTTACTTTGGGGTCTACGCTGGGCTTGAGGTGTTCAATAGCGTGATGATTGGCTTCGATATTTG GTATCTTCTCGCAGTAGTGACTATCAGAGCTACACGAGGAGTTCATCTAGACCTTCTCCAGACTGTCATGGG GGCGCCTCTTTCGTTCTTCGCCGGCACCGATACGGGCGATGTCCTAAACCG ATTTAGCAAGGACATCTCGTTTGTAAATATGAACATGCCCACGGCGCTGCTGACAACTTGGTTCG GCCTCCGTACTGTCGTCATGAACTCCATTCTCGTCCTCCCGGGGTCCAGTTACCTCTCTATCGCAATCCCGTTTACTGTCATATTCGTGTACGTTTTGCAGAAATTTTATGTCCGCACGTCGCGCCAGCTTCGCCACCACGAGCTccagtcgtcggcgccgctcaACACGCACCTCTTGGAAACGATCGATGGGCTGGCCACCATACGCGCATTTGGCTGGCGTGCTGCCTACCGCAAATCGGCACTCGCATTGCTCGACGACTCTCAGAAGCCGCACTACTTGCTCTTCTGCATTCAGCGGTGGCTCAACCTCGTACTGGACCTATATGTCGCTGGTCTTGCGGTGTTCCTCGTAGCGCTGGGGGTGCTGGTACCGGGATCCAGTACGAAaggcgccatggccctggCGCTCCTCAACGTCCTGGGCCTGGGAAGCTCCTTGGCAAACCTGGTCGGTTCCTGGACGTCGCTGGAGACGTCTCTGGGCGCTCTCGCACGCATCAGGGACTTTGAGAACGAGACGCCGCAGGAAATTGCGCCTGCGAAGCCAGAGGAGAAGGGCGACTCGGACTGGCCGTCTCGAGGAGAGATCGAGTTCCGCGAGACGACCGCGTCGTACGATACCAGCGGCGATTCTCTGCTCGCGATAGATCATGTATCGCTGAAGATCAAGCCGGGCGAGAAAGTCGCTATCTGCGGCAGGACCGGCAGTGGTAAATCGTCTTTGCTGCTGACGCTCTTTCGCCTGCTCGAACTCGACTCGGGGTCCATCACCATTGACGGGCTGGACGTGGCGCACATTCCACAGAACAAGGTCCGGCGGAGCCTCATTTCGGTGCCCCAAGAACCGACGCTCTTCCCGGGGACCATCCGCTCCAATCTCTGGCTTGCTCACGACGACAACGaaagcgacagcgacagcgtGGCGCCCTCGGACGATGAGCTCCGCAACGCCCTAGAGCGGGTCGAGCTCTGGGAGGCCATAGCCTCGCAGGTCGAGGGCCTGAACACGGACGTCTCGACGGTGTCGCTCTCGCAGGGCCAGAAGCAGCTCCTGTGCCTGTGTCGGGCGGTGCTCCGCCGGGACACGAgcgcggtgctggtgctggacgaggcgatgAGCGCGGTGGACGGGCACACAGAGCAGGTCATGGTACGGGTGCTGGAGGGCGCGTTCGCGCGGCATACGGTCGTGTCGGTGGCACACAGGCTCAACACGGTGCGCAAGTTTGACAGGGTCGTCGTGCTGGAGGCGgggagggtggtggaggtTGGGGAGCCGGAGCGGTTGCTGGATATTCCAGACGGGAGGTTGCGGGCTCTTTGGGACAGCCAGAACTGA
- the QNS1 gene encoding NAD(+) synthase (glutamine-hydrolyzing) (COG:H~BUSCO:EOG092610LP~EggNog:ENOG503NUGS) gives MLIDVGMGCRHRNILYNCRVLCTYKRILFIRPKMSLANDGLYRETRHFTAWPKKMQTETYYLESVIGNITGQRSVPIGDAILSTLDTAIGCETCEEMFTPSNPSTYMSLNGCEIILNSSASHAELRKLKTRIDLIANSTRKTGGCYVYANAIGVDGEARMMFDGSSMVLLNGKVMEQGPQFSLQPVHVLTATIDIEEIRSFRCSISRNVQGAAQPDYPRVELDMRLSRPADQVFLSDTIQISRPIEPRILDPMAEIWLSTAVYLWQYLTRTNSAGFFLSLSGGLDSSTVALFVHGMARLVISSIEAGEETTLADLRRVTGVKDLTPKSPDEIVNRLLTTCYTGTVNSSEETQSRARRLAEKLGAWHLDIPIDPAIEAHKSLVKTALNFTPSYSVEGGTQAENLALQNLQARNRMVVQYTLAQLVTTARKLPRAGSALLVLTSGNVDENLRGYYTKYDASSGDIAPLGSISKNDAKRFQAWARENWDLPIMTEFIEATPTAELLPLSAGVQDDESENEMGLTYDELSMFGILRKVDKLGPWSCYLRLLGVWKDKEGMTPKKIAEKVMRFFRNYAINRHKATIITPSIHLSAYNPDDNRADERPFLYVVNWPWQFNKIRDHAEELERRLSKVAHNV, from the exons ATGctcatcgacgtcggcatgggttgccgccaccgcaaCATCCTCTACAACTGTCGCGTCCTCTGCACCTACAAGCGCATCCTCTTCATCCGCCCCAAGATGTCCCTCGCCAACGACGGCCTGTATCGCGAGACACGCCACTTCACTGCCTGGCCCAAGAAGATGCAGACGGAGACTTACTACCTCGAGAGCGTCATTGGCAACATTACCGGCCAACGCAGCGTGCCCATTGGAGATGCCATCCTCTCTACCCTCGACACCGCCATTGGGTGTGAGACCTGCGAGGAGATGTTCACTCCCAGCAACCCTTCCACATACATGTCTCTCAATGGTTGCGAGATCATCCTGAACAGCAGTGCATCCCACGCTGAGCTTCGCAAGCTGAAAACCCGCATCGACCTCATCGCCaactcgacgaggaagacgggcggctgctACGTCTATGCAAACGCCATTGGCGTCGACGGAGAGGCGCGCATGATGTTCGACGGCTCCTCCATGGTCCTTCTCAACGGCAAGGTCATGGAGCAGGGACCGCAGTTCTCTCTTCAGCCCGTCCACGTTCTTACAGCCACTATTGACATTGAGGAGATCCGCAGCTTTCGCTGCAGCATCTCGCGAAACGTCCaaggcgccgcgcagcctgACTACCCACGTGTAGAGCTTGACATGCGCCTCTCTCGGCCGGCCGATCAAGTCTTTCTCTCCGATACCATTCAAATCTCGCGCCCCATTGAGCCTCGCATTCTCGACCCCATGGCTGAGATTTGGCTGAGTACGGCCGTCTATCTTTGGCAGTACTTGACGCGGACAAACTCTGCGGGCTTCTTTCTGAGTCTTTCCGGTGGACTCGACAGCTCCACCGTCGCACTCTTCGTCCACGGCATGGCAAGGCTCGTCATATCATCGATAGAAGCGGGCGAAGAGACGACACTGGCTGACCTCAGACGGGTTACTGGAGTCAAAGACCTGACGCCCAAGTCGCCGGATGAGATCGTCAACCGCCTGCTCACAACATGTTATACGGGCACTGTCAACTCATCTGAGGAGACTCAGTCGCGTGCCCGGCGCTTAGCCGAGAAGCTTGGGGCGTGGCATCTGGACATTCCCATCGACCCAGCCATCGAAGCGCACAAGTCGCTCGTTAAGACGGCGTTGAACTTCACGCCGAGTTATAGTGTAGAGGGCGGCACGCAGGCGGAGAACCTGGCGCTGCAGAACCTGCAAGCGCGCAACCGCATGGTAGTGCAGTACACCCTCGCTCAGTTAGTGACTACGGCCAGAAAACTGCCCCGAGCTGGCTCGGCTTTGTTGGTGCTCACCAGCGGCAACGTG GACGAGAACCTGCGCGGCTACTACACAAAATACGATGCCTCGTCGGGAGACATTGCCCCGTTGGGAAGTATATCCAAGAATGACGCGAAACGTTTTCAGGC GTGGGCGCGTGAGAATTGGGACCTTCCCATCATGACG GAATTCATCGAAgcaacgccgacggcggaaTTGTTGCCACTATCAGCTGGTGTGCAGGATGATGAGTCTGAAAATGA GATGGGCCTCACATACGACGAGCTCTCCATGTTTGGCATCCTACGCAAGGTGGACAAGCTCGGGCCGTGGTCGTGCTACCTCCGCCTTCTGGGCGTCTGGAAAGACAAGGAGGGGATGACGCCCAAGAAGATTGCCGAAAAGGTTATGCGCTTTTTCAGAAACTATGCCATCAACCGACACAAGGCAACCATCATCACCCCGTCGATCCATTTGTCTGCCTACA ACCCTGACGATAATCGAGCGGATGAGCGGCCATTCCTGTACGTTGTGAATTGGCCGTGGCAATTCAACAAGATTCGCGACCACGCAGAAGAGCTGGAGCGCCGGCTGAGCAAGGTGGCGCATAACGTATGA